In the genome of Telluria beijingensis, one region contains:
- the pdxA gene encoding 4-hydroxythreonine-4-phosphate dehydrogenase PdxA, whose product MVAPQALQRPLAHQRPVLAITVGEPAGIGPEIAIRAAWALREQANCVLVGDAAFLALTASLIDPAIRLSALSIQALRNGGLPHFGVERLAVVDVPLAAHVVPGQLDADNGLAVLATLDLAIEGCGRGWFDAIVTAPLQKSTINDAGVVFSGHTEYLAEKTGTPRVVMMLAGAPAGDQPYLRVALATTHLPLKDVPAALTRENLTQVLDILHADLRDKFGIAAPAILVTGLNPHAGENGYLGREEIDVIAPVLDDARSRGIDARGPYPADTLFQPKYLQDADCVLAMYHDQGLPVLKHATFGRGINVTLGLPLIRTSVDHGTALDLAARGLGLADCGSMEEAIRAAMHMVAARRAAATPE is encoded by the coding sequence ATGGTTGCGCCACAGGCGCTTCAGCGCCCGTTGGCGCACCAAAGGCCGGTACTCGCGATCACGGTCGGCGAACCGGCCGGCATCGGTCCCGAGATCGCGATCCGCGCCGCCTGGGCCCTGCGCGAGCAGGCCAACTGCGTGCTGGTCGGCGACGCCGCCTTCCTGGCGCTCACCGCCAGCCTGATCGACCCGGCCATCCGCCTGTCCGCGTTGTCGATCCAGGCGCTGCGCAACGGCGGCTTGCCGCATTTCGGCGTCGAACGCCTGGCGGTGGTCGACGTGCCGCTGGCCGCCCACGTGGTGCCGGGCCAGCTCGATGCCGACAATGGCCTGGCGGTGCTGGCCACGCTCGATCTCGCTATCGAAGGGTGCGGGCGCGGCTGGTTCGACGCCATCGTCACCGCGCCGCTGCAGAAAAGCACGATCAACGACGCCGGCGTCGTTTTCTCGGGCCACACCGAATACCTGGCCGAGAAGACCGGCACGCCGCGGGTGGTCATGATGCTGGCCGGCGCGCCGGCGGGCGACCAGCCCTACCTGCGGGTCGCCCTGGCAACCACCCACCTGCCGTTGAAGGACGTCCCGGCCGCGCTCACGCGCGAGAACCTCACCCAGGTGCTGGACATCCTGCATGCCGACCTGCGCGACAAATTCGGCATCGCGGCGCCGGCGATCCTTGTCACCGGCCTGAATCCCCACGCCGGCGAGAACGGCTACCTGGGCCGCGAAGAGATCGACGTCATCGCGCCGGTGCTGGACGATGCGCGCAGCCGCGGCATCGACGCGCGCGGCCCGTATCCGGCCGATACGCTGTTCCAGCCCAAATACCTGCAGGATGCCGACTGTGTGCTGGCGATGTACCACGACCAGGGCTTGCCGGTGCTGAAGCATGCGACCTTCGGGCGCGGCATCAATGTCACCCTGGGCCTGCCCCTGATCCGCACCTCGGTCGACCACGGCACCGCGCTCGACCTGGCCGCCCGGGGCCTGGGCCTGGCCGACTGCGGCAGCATGGAAGAGGCGATCCGCGCCGCCATGCACATGGTGGCCGCGCGGCGCGCCGCCGCCACTCCCGAATAA
- the rsmA gene encoding 16S rRNA (adenine(1518)-N(6)/adenine(1519)-N(6))-dimethyltransferase RsmA translates to MKHVARKRFGQNFLTDDHVLNNIIDAIGPRRGEAMVEIGPGLAAMTALLLKSLDHMHVVELDRDLVARLEKAYPRERLTVHSGDALKFDFGSIPVPEGQKLRIVGNLPYNISSPLLFHLAEFAHLVEDQHFMLQKEVVERMVAEPGTKAYSRLSVMLQWRYDMALLFIVPPTAFDPPPQVDSAIVRMVPTRRQLPCDGKRLEAVVAKAFSQRRKVIRNCVAGMFTEAQLLEAGIDPGVRPEAVSLEQYVALANLPVS, encoded by the coding sequence ATGAAACACGTCGCCCGCAAGCGCTTCGGCCAGAACTTCCTGACCGACGACCACGTTTTGAACAATATCATCGACGCCATCGGACCGCGCCGTGGCGAGGCGATGGTCGAGATCGGTCCGGGCCTGGCGGCGATGACGGCGCTGCTGCTCAAGTCGCTCGACCATATGCATGTGGTCGAACTGGACCGCGACCTGGTGGCGCGCCTCGAAAAAGCCTATCCGCGCGAGCGCCTCACGGTGCATTCGGGCGATGCGCTGAAATTCGACTTCGGGTCGATCCCGGTACCGGAAGGGCAGAAACTGCGCATCGTCGGCAACCTGCCGTACAACATCTCCAGCCCGCTGCTGTTCCACCTGGCCGAATTCGCCCACCTGGTCGAGGACCAGCATTTCATGCTGCAGAAGGAAGTGGTCGAGCGCATGGTGGCCGAGCCGGGCACCAAGGCATATAGCCGCCTGTCGGTGATGTTGCAATGGCGCTACGATATGGCGCTGCTGTTCATCGTGCCGCCGACCGCCTTCGACCCGCCGCCGCAAGTCGATTCGGCGATCGTGCGCATGGTGCCGACCCGGCGCCAGCTGCCGTGCGACGGCAAGCGCCTGGAAGCGGTGGTGGCCAAGGCCTTCTCGCAGCGGCGCAAGGTGATCCGCAACTGCGTGGCCGGCATGTTCACCGAGGCCCAGCTGCTCGAGGCGGGGATCGACCCGGGCGTGCGTCCGGAAGCGGTCAGCCTGGAGCAGTACGTCGCGCTGGCCAACCTGCCCGTGTCCTGA
- a CDS encoding HAD family hydrolase — protein MTRRQAWPKAVLFDLDDTLWPIAPVILEAEKLLYAWLGLHAPRVVERFTIDSLRQARLELLAARPEFGIDLGALRHAGLVAAFEQVGEDPGKVELAMTEFFAARNAVTPYDDVVPGLERLRRHVLVGSVTNGVADLQTIGLAHHFQASVAAHAFGRAKPDPGIFLAGCAALDVAPADTLYVGDDLLLDVQGAQRAGLRAAWMNRTGKVNDLAHDVAPDVEVASLDALLDWLDLDGVREQRH, from the coding sequence ATGACCCGCCGCCAAGCCTGGCCGAAAGCCGTCCTGTTCGACCTCGACGATACCCTGTGGCCGATCGCCCCCGTGATCCTGGAAGCCGAAAAACTGTTGTATGCCTGGCTTGGTTTGCATGCGCCGCGGGTGGTCGAACGCTTCACGATCGACAGCCTTCGCCAGGCGCGGCTGGAACTGCTGGCCGCCCGGCCGGAGTTCGGGATCGACCTGGGCGCGCTGCGCCATGCCGGCCTGGTCGCCGCCTTCGAGCAGGTGGGCGAGGATCCCGGCAAGGTCGAATTGGCCATGACCGAGTTCTTTGCCGCCCGCAATGCCGTGACGCCCTACGACGACGTGGTGCCGGGCCTCGAGCGCCTGCGGCGACACGTCCTGGTCGGCTCGGTCACGAATGGCGTGGCCGACCTGCAGACCATCGGCCTGGCCCACCACTTCCAGGCCTCGGTGGCGGCGCATGCTTTTGGGCGCGCCAAGCCCGATCCCGGCATCTTCCTCGCCGGTTGCGCGGCACTCGATGTGGCGCCGGCCGACACGCTGTACGTGGGCGACGACCTGTTGCTGGACGTGCAGGGCGCCCAGCGCGCCGGCCTGCGCGCGGCCTGGATGAACCGCACCGGCAAGGTCAACGACCTGGCCCATGACGTGGCGCCCGACGTCGAAGTGGCCAGTCTCGACGCCTTGCTCGACTGGCTCGATCTCGACGGCGTGCGCGAACAACGACACTGA
- the hrcA gene encoding heat-inducible transcriptional repressor HrcA — MQLDHRAQTLLKALVERYIADGQPVGSRALSKLSGLELSPATIRNVMADLEDMGFVASPHTSAGRVPTPRGYRVFVDTLLTVGPIDDKAVDAERMRLPQPLSNPQPQKLIANAAQMLSSLSQFAGVVQSPRRESVFQQIEFLRLGEKRILLVIVDPRGDVQNRLLLLDQDYSPAQLTQSANYLNQNFAGLSFDAVRKRLSGELQQLRDDMGRLMQAAVEAGSEAMAEGDDMVISGERNLLSVADLSSNMTSLRQMFEMFEQKTGLMQLLDVSSKAGGVQIFIGGESKLVPMDEMSIVTAPYAVDGRIVGTLGVIGPTRMAYERVIPIVDITAKLLSNALSHS; from the coding sequence ATGCAACTCGACCACCGTGCCCAAACCCTGCTCAAAGCGCTTGTCGAACGCTATATCGCCGACGGCCAGCCGGTAGGTTCGCGCGCGTTGTCCAAGCTGTCGGGCCTGGAGCTGTCGCCCGCCACCATCCGGAACGTCATGGCCGACCTCGAGGACATGGGCTTCGTCGCCAGTCCGCATACCTCGGCCGGCCGTGTCCCGACCCCGCGCGGCTACCGCGTGTTCGTCGATACCCTGCTGACGGTGGGGCCGATCGATGACAAGGCGGTCGATGCCGAGCGCATGCGCTTGCCCCAGCCATTGTCCAACCCGCAACCACAAAAGCTTATCGCCAACGCGGCGCAGATGCTGTCCTCGCTGTCGCAGTTCGCCGGGGTGGTGCAGAGCCCGCGCCGCGAATCGGTCTTCCAGCAGATCGAATTCCTGCGCCTGGGCGAAAAACGCATCCTGCTGGTGATCGTCGATCCGCGCGGCGACGTGCAGAACCGCCTGCTGCTGCTCGACCAGGATTATTCGCCGGCCCAACTGACCCAGTCGGCGAATTACCTGAACCAGAACTTCGCCGGGCTGTCGTTCGACGCGGTGCGCAAGCGCCTCAGCGGCGAGCTGCAGCAGTTGCGCGACGATATGGGGCGCCTGATGCAGGCGGCGGTCGAGGCCGGCAGCGAGGCGATGGCCGAGGGCGATGACATGGTCATCTCGGGCGAGCGCAACCTGCTGTCGGTGGCCGACCTGTCATCCAATATGACATCGCTGCGCCAGATGTTCGAGATGTTCGAGCAAAAGACGGGCCTGATGCAATTGCTGGACGTGTCGAGCAAGGCTGGCGGGGTGCAGATCTTCATCGGTGGCGAATCGAAGCTGGTGCCGATGGACGAGATGAGCATCGTGACGGCGCCGTACGCGGTCGATGGCCGCATCGTCGGCACCCTGGGCGTGATCGGGCCGACCCGGATGGCCTATGAACGGGTGATCCCGATCGTCGACATCACGGCCAAGCTGCTGTCGAATGCGCTCAGCCATTCCTGA
- the fur gene encoding ferric iron uptake transcriptional regulator — MSNNPTDLKASGLKATLPRLKILEIFQNSSVRHLTAEDVYKILLADNMDVGLATVYRVLTQFEQAGLLNRNHFETGKAIYELNAGSHHDHLVCVTCGRVEEFYDDEIEKRQQMIAEKHGFTIVEHALAIYGSCPQCRGIAKPE; from the coding sequence ATGAGTAACAATCCGACCGACCTGAAGGCCAGCGGCCTGAAGGCAACCCTGCCGCGCCTGAAAATCCTGGAAATTTTCCAGAACAGCTCCGTACGGCACCTGACGGCCGAAGATGTCTACAAAATCCTGTTGGCTGACAATATGGACGTGGGCCTCGCGACTGTCTACCGCGTATTGACCCAGTTCGAGCAGGCTGGCTTGCTCAACCGCAACCATTTCGAGACCGGCAAGGCCATTTATGAGCTCAACGCTGGTTCCCACCATGACCACCTGGTGTGCGTCACCTGCGGTCGCGTCGAAGAGTTCTACGACGACGAGATCGAAAAGCGCCAGCAGATGATTGCCGAGAAGCACGGCTTCACGATCGTCGAGCACGCGCTGGCGATCTATGGCAGCTGCCCGCAGTGCCGGGGCATCGCCAAGCCGGAATAG
- a CDS encoding outer membrane protein assembly factor BamE, producing MPVKPAVHHRSNAKAVLAAGLAATLLLSGCASWRSPAPPVATDAAATAADAEKSAAIANAGAQTVQATRLQKFLWIFSPYRPDIQQGNFVSQEMLDQLKAGQTRDQVRFLLGSPLLMDAFHADRWDYPFYLARGNGELTTSRVTVFFKDDVVERFEGGNLPSERDYIDRIAGPARKKAEVLPPKPADAPAVQINAGNTERRPGTP from the coding sequence ATGCCCGTCAAACCAGCCGTACACCATCGATCCAACGCCAAGGCAGTGCTTGCGGCGGGCCTCGCCGCGACGCTGCTGCTGTCCGGCTGCGCTTCCTGGCGCAGCCCGGCGCCGCCGGTGGCGACGGATGCGGCCGCCACTGCGGCCGATGCGGAAAAGTCGGCCGCCATCGCCAATGCCGGCGCCCAGACCGTCCAGGCGACCCGCTTGCAGAAGTTCCTGTGGATCTTCTCGCCCTACCGTCCGGACATCCAGCAAGGCAACTTCGTCTCGCAAGAAATGCTCGACCAGCTCAAGGCCGGCCAGACCCGCGACCAGGTACGCTTCCTGCTCGGTTCGCCGCTGCTGATGGACGCCTTCCACGCCGACCGCTGGGATTACCCGTTCTACCTGGCGCGCGGCAATGGCGAGCTGACCACCAGCCGCGTGACCGTGTTCTTCAAGGACGACGTGGTCGAGCGCTTCGAAGGCGGCAACCTGCCGAGCGAGCGCGACTACATCGACCGCATCGCCGGTCCGGCCAGGAAGAAAGCCGAAGTGCTGCCGCCGAAACCGGCCGATGCACCGGCCGTCCAGATCAATGCCGGCAACACCGAACGCCGTCCAGGAACCCCGTAA
- the dapB gene encoding 4-hydroxy-tetrahydrodipicolinate reductase, protein MTMLNIAVAGASGRMGRMLIEAIQDAPDMRLAGALDVPGSPSIGQDAGAFAGILTGVVIEDSIKHGLHNADILIDFTRPEGTLKHLEYCAANGKQMVIGTTGFDDAGKAAIRAAADKVGVVFAPNMSVGVNVTLKLLEMAARSFSEGYDIEIVEAHHRHKVDAPSGTALKMGEVIADALGRDLKDCAIYGREGVTGERDPSTIGFATVRGGDVVGDHTVMFLGTGERIEVSHKSSSRVTYAHGSLRAARFLADKANGLFDMQDVLGLKG, encoded by the coding sequence ATGACCATGTTGAACATTGCCGTCGCCGGCGCCAGCGGCCGCATGGGCCGCATGCTGATCGAAGCCATCCAGGACGCCCCCGACATGCGCCTGGCCGGCGCCCTCGACGTGCCGGGCTCGCCCTCCATCGGCCAGGACGCGGGCGCCTTCGCCGGCATCCTGACCGGGGTCGTGATCGAAGACTCCATCAAGCACGGCCTGCACAATGCCGACATCCTGATCGACTTCACCCGCCCCGAGGGCACGCTGAAGCACCTCGAATACTGCGCCGCCAACGGCAAGCAGATGGTGATCGGCACCACCGGCTTCGACGATGCCGGCAAGGCCGCGATCCGCGCCGCCGCCGACAAGGTCGGCGTGGTGTTCGCACCGAACATGAGCGTGGGCGTGAACGTCACCCTCAAGCTGCTCGAGATGGCCGCCAGGAGCTTCTCGGAAGGCTACGACATCGAGATCGTCGAAGCGCACCACCGCCACAAGGTCGATGCGCCGTCCGGCACCGCGCTCAAGATGGGCGAAGTGATCGCCGACGCCCTGGGCCGCGACCTGAAGGACTGCGCCATCTATGGCCGCGAAGGCGTGACCGGCGAGCGCGATCCGTCGACCATCGGCTTCGCCACCGTGCGCGGCGGCGACGTGGTGGGCGACCATACCGTGATGTTCCTCGGCACCGGCGAGCGGATCGAGGTCAGCCACAAGTCGAGCAGCCGCGTCACCTACGCCCACGGCTCGCTGCGCGCCGCGCGCTTCCTGGCGGACAAGGCCAACGGCCTGTTCGACATGCAGGACGTGCTGGGCCTGAAGGGGTAG
- a CDS encoding barstar family protein, protein MAVAELNGAAIADEASFHQQSREAFGFPATYADSIDAWVDCMSYLRDDENMTKFRLEPNEVLQIVILDADRLKAAAPDLLEELTFCVGGINERYEDYGEKPALELILR, encoded by the coding sequence ATGGCGGTGGCAGAACTGAACGGCGCCGCCATCGCGGACGAAGCGTCGTTCCACCAGCAGAGCAGGGAGGCCTTCGGCTTCCCGGCGACGTATGCGGACAGCATCGACGCCTGGGTCGACTGCATGAGCTATCTGCGCGACGACGAGAACATGACCAAATTCAGGCTCGAGCCGAACGAGGTGCTGCAGATCGTCATCCTGGACGCCGACAGGCTGAAGGCGGCGGCGCCGGACCTGCTCGAAGAACTGACCTTCTGCGTTGGCGGCATCAACGAACGCTACGAGGATTACGGCGAAAAGCCGGCGCTGGAGCTGATCCTGCGTTGA